In Paenibacillus hexagrammi, the following are encoded in one genomic region:
- a CDS encoding sulfite reductase subunit alpha — MQSTDVQKGPGAYSRTNPFPAKVLKNVNLNGTGSKKETRHLELSLQGSDLSYLPGYALGIVPQNDPELVAALLEELKLDGDTIVTVGKEGDSLTLKDALTNHFEITLLSKKILQQAVEYSENEALRNLLLAENANQLKEYTNGRDLLDMLRDFGPWKASAQEIVSLLRKMTPRLYSIASSIAAHPDEVHLTIGAVRYTTHGRERKGVCSVQVAERIQEGDTLPVFVQINKHFHLPEAQEKDIIMVGPGTGIAPFRSFIEERAVTKATGRSWLFFGDQHAATDFLYQDELEGYQQDGVLTKIDAAFSRDSEQKVYVQHKMLENSQELFEWLEQGAYFYVCGDKTNMAKDVHNALLQIIEQEGKLSAEEAEAYLSELQKQGRYQRDVY, encoded by the coding sequence TGGAGCTTACTCGCGGACGAACCCGTTTCCAGCGAAAGTTCTCAAAAATGTTAACTTAAACGGAACCGGCTCGAAAAAAGAAACGCGGCATCTCGAATTATCCTTACAAGGCTCCGACCTTTCTTATCTTCCTGGCTATGCCCTCGGCATTGTTCCTCAGAACGACCCAGAGCTGGTAGCTGCTCTTCTTGAAGAATTAAAGTTGGATGGAGATACTATCGTTACGGTTGGTAAAGAAGGCGATTCACTTACACTTAAGGATGCGCTGACCAATCATTTCGAAATTACGCTGCTATCCAAAAAGATTCTACAACAAGCAGTAGAATATTCGGAAAACGAAGCATTGAGAAATCTCTTGTTAGCTGAGAACGCAAATCAGCTGAAAGAATATACGAACGGCCGCGATTTACTCGATATGCTGCGCGATTTCGGTCCATGGAAGGCTTCGGCCCAAGAAATCGTTTCTCTTTTAAGAAAAATGACCCCTCGTCTCTATTCCATCGCCAGCAGTATTGCCGCTCATCCGGATGAAGTGCATTTAACAATTGGTGCTGTTCGCTATACAACTCACGGACGTGAACGCAAAGGTGTATGCTCCGTTCAGGTTGCCGAGCGTATTCAAGAAGGCGATACACTGCCAGTATTTGTTCAAATCAATAAACACTTTCATTTGCCGGAAGCTCAAGAGAAAGATATCATCATGGTGGGTCCGGGGACAGGTATTGCTCCGTTCCGTTCCTTCATTGAAGAGCGCGCCGTGACGAAAGCAACAGGAAGATCCTGGTTATTCTTTGGAGACCAGCATGCCGCGACGGATTTCCTTTATCAAGACGAGCTGGAAGGCTATCAACAAGACGGCGTTCTGACCAAGATCGACGCTGCTTTCTCCCGCGACAGTGAGCAAAAAGTATATGTACAGCACAAAATGCTGGAGAACAGCCAAGAATTGTTTGAGTGGCTGGAACAAGGAGCCTACTTCTACGTGTGTGGAGATAAGACGAACATGGCGAAGGATGTCCACAACGCACTTCTTCAGATCATTGAACAAGAAGGCAAACTTTCCGCTGAAGAAGCGGAAGCCTATCTTAGCGAACTGCAAAAGCAAGGACGCTACCAACGCGATGTCTATTAA